In the genome of Anaerobranca californiensis DSM 14826, the window ATTGGATTATCAAGGACAAGCCCCGCTGGGGTGGCTAGTGTGCCCCCTCAGGCTCGAATCTAAAGCAAACTATACTGCTCTACATAATTTTTCAAACTCAATAGGAGCCATATAGTTTATGGACGAATGAATCCTTTTCCTGTTATAAAATCCCTCTATGTATTTAAATAGCTCTATCTGGGCATGTTT includes:
- a CDS encoding IS3 family transposase encodes the protein KHAQIELFKYIEGFYNRKRIHSSINYMAPIEFEKLCRAV